In Nocardia sp. NBC_00403, one DNA window encodes the following:
- a CDS encoding MerR family transcriptional regulator has translation MGRAAEIVGVTQAFLRGLDAAELLTPQRSEGGHRRYSRYQLRIAARVRQLVDEGNPLEAACRIVILEDQLAEAQRINSELQQTLRDGRGKDRHPPE, from the coding sequence ATGGGCCGGGCCGCGGAAATCGTCGGAGTCACTCAAGCCTTCCTGCGTGGTCTCGACGCCGCTGAACTGCTGACCCCGCAACGCTCCGAGGGTGGCCACCGCCGCTACTCTCGCTACCAATTGCGTATCGCGGCTCGGGTCCGGCAACTCGTCGACGAAGGCAACCCACTCGAGGCCGCGTGCCGCATCGTCATCCTCGAAGATCAGCTCGCCGAAGCCCAGCGCATCAACAGCGAACTACAGCAAACCCTCCGAGATGGCCGGGGCAAGGATCGGCACCCGCCGGAGTGA
- a CDS encoding Hsp20/alpha crystallin family protein → MEVATMLMRTDPFRDLDRFTQQVFGTAARPAAMPMDAWREGEEFVVELDLPGVDPDSLDLDVERNVLTVRAQRPELNAGRELIAAERARGVFSRQLFLGESLDTEAISADYNDGVLRLRIQIAEKAKPRKINIERSNRRQAINA, encoded by the coding sequence TTGGAGGTGGCGACCATGTTGATGCGTACCGATCCGTTCCGGGATCTGGACCGGTTCACACAGCAGGTATTCGGCACTGCGGCACGTCCGGCGGCGATGCCGATGGATGCGTGGCGCGAAGGCGAGGAATTCGTGGTCGAGCTGGATCTACCCGGCGTCGATCCGGATTCGCTGGATCTGGATGTCGAACGCAACGTACTCACCGTGCGAGCACAGCGTCCGGAGTTGAACGCGGGCCGGGAATTGATCGCCGCGGAACGAGCACGGGGCGTGTTCAGTCGGCAGTTATTCCTCGGCGAGTCCCTCGACACCGAGGCCATCAGCGCCGACTACAACGATGGTGTGCTGCGACTTCGCATCCAGATCGCAGAGAAAGCCAAGCCACGCAAGATCAACATCGAACGCAGCAACCGACGGCAGGCGATCAACGCCTGA
- a CDS encoding cold-shock protein, with protein MAQGSVKWFNGEKGFGFIAQDGGGPDVFVHYSAIGGAGFKSLEEGQRVEFEVGQGQKGPQAQDVRAI; from the coding sequence ATGGCTCAAGGCAGTGTGAAGTGGTTCAACGGTGAAAAAGGCTTCGGCTTTATCGCTCAAGACGGAGGCGGCCCTGACGTCTTCGTGCATTACTCGGCTATCGGCGGGGCGGGTTTCAAGTCGCTCGAAGAGGGCCAGCGCGTGGAGTTCGAGGTAGGCCAGGGCCAGAAGGGTCCGCAGGCCCAGGATGTCCGCGCTATCTGA
- a CDS encoding LapA family protein produces MESAEQGKPSVYPKRDDVPPTPSPPTQPPLPPPTGVARTRAGSIWVSLAAGGAFLIVLLIFVVQNTTSVRLGFLGWHFALPIGVAILVAAVVGLLVMAVAGGIRIIQLRQAFNKLARSRKNSARPQKRNANTP; encoded by the coding sequence GTGGAGTCTGCCGAGCAAGGTAAACCGTCTGTATATCCCAAGCGCGACGATGTACCGCCTACACCGTCTCCCCCGACCCAGCCACCGCTGCCACCGCCGACCGGGGTCGCCCGCACCAGAGCGGGCAGCATCTGGGTGAGCCTGGCCGCTGGCGGCGCATTCCTTATCGTGCTCTTGATTTTCGTAGTTCAAAACACGACCAGCGTTCGGCTCGGCTTCCTCGGATGGCATTTCGCCCTGCCGATCGGGGTCGCAATCCTGGTCGCCGCCGTCGTCGGACTACTGGTCATGGCCGTGGCAGGAGGAATCCGAATCATCCAGCTCCGCCAGGCATTCAACAAGCTGGCCCGATCCCGAAAGAACAGCGCGCGCCCGCAAAAGCGGAACGCGAACACGCCGTGA
- a CDS encoding YihY/virulence factor BrkB family protein, with product MTVERVSGPTDLRWRSWRDALWRTIGAVWSDKLTDWAAALTYYSVLSLFPGLLVLTAVLGMLEPSSTDTLIDTVEQLGPGSGIALLVDAIENLQNARSLSGPVAMAGLAVAVWTASAYVGAFIRAANSIYEIDEGRSMWKTLPLRLGLTVALLVVVAACTVGVVATGAVAREIGAWFGVGSAGVRIWDVLKWPVLAVLVSLVCALLYWAAPNVRHPGFRWLTPGSVLTVVVWTTASAGFAVYVANFGSFNKVYGSLAAAVVFLVWLWITNLAVLMGAAFDAELARGRGIEQGRSPDATPFLPARDEPDSGDTAAR from the coding sequence ATGACTGTTGAGCGGGTGTCGGGCCCGACGGACCTGCGGTGGAGGTCCTGGCGTGATGCGCTGTGGCGCACGATTGGCGCGGTCTGGTCGGACAAGCTCACGGATTGGGCTGCGGCGCTGACCTATTACAGCGTGCTGTCGCTCTTCCCGGGTCTGTTGGTGCTCACTGCGGTTCTCGGCATGCTGGAGCCCAGCTCGACGGATACGCTGATCGACACCGTTGAGCAGCTCGGACCGGGCAGCGGTATCGCCCTTCTCGTCGACGCGATCGAGAATCTGCAGAATGCACGTTCGCTGTCGGGGCCCGTGGCGATGGCCGGGCTTGCCGTCGCGGTGTGGACCGCCTCCGCCTACGTCGGCGCGTTCATTCGCGCCGCGAACTCGATCTACGAGATCGATGAAGGCCGTTCGATGTGGAAGACGTTGCCACTGCGGCTTGGATTGACCGTCGCGCTGCTGGTCGTCGTCGCGGCGTGCACGGTCGGGGTGGTCGCCACCGGAGCGGTGGCTCGCGAGATCGGGGCGTGGTTCGGTGTCGGCTCGGCGGGTGTCCGGATCTGGGATGTACTCAAGTGGCCTGTGTTGGCTGTGCTGGTGAGTTTGGTGTGCGCGCTGCTCTACTGGGCCGCGCCGAATGTTCGGCACCCTGGGTTCCGTTGGCTGACACCGGGAAGTGTGCTTACGGTAGTTGTCTGGACCACTGCCTCAGCCGGATTCGCGGTCTATGTCGCGAATTTCGGTTCGTTCAACAAGGTTTACGGCTCATTGGCCGCTGCGGTGGTCTTCCTGGTGTGGTTGTGGATCACGAATCTCGCGGTGCTGATGGGTGCGGCGTTCGATGCCGAACTAGCGCGTGGGCGCGGCATCGAGCAAGGACGGTCACCTGATGCGACCCCGTTCCTACCGGCGCGCGACGAACCCGACTCAGGCGACACTGCCGCTCGATGA
- a CDS encoding IS110 family transposase translates to MTVIIGMDPHKRSATIEIIDPTSTILATGRYGTDNAGYAEMLTTAMKYVDRVWAIEGCNGIGRHLAHRLVHDGETVIDVPAKLSAQIRVFATGNGRKTDPVDAHSVALAALRSPDLRRVQADSELIALGMLADRRDELGRARTDTVNRLHRLLLELLPGGAKKFLTATQARKLVATVKPRDPAGKVRRRLVVELIGELETIDRKIKAADKELRQLVAEHGSTLVDLNGIGPAGAARLLADVGDIHRFRDRNRFASWNGTAPLDASSGQQQRHRLSRAGNRKINRVLHIMAVVQLRRPSAGRTYFDRRRAGGKTSMESMRALKRRLSNVVYARMLADQQRRETASPGGQSGATTDSSATGLTPHTGPSDKPQPGLTTNQNSPELQSAP, encoded by the coding sequence GTGACAGTCATCATCGGAATGGACCCGCACAAACGCTCAGCCACGATCGAGATCATCGACCCCACCAGCACGATACTGGCCACAGGCCGATACGGCACCGACAACGCCGGCTACGCCGAAATGCTCACCACAGCAATGAAATATGTGGATCGGGTGTGGGCGATCGAGGGCTGCAACGGCATCGGCCGACACCTCGCCCACCGCCTGGTCCACGACGGGGAAACCGTGATCGACGTGCCGGCAAAACTCTCGGCACAGATTCGAGTGTTCGCGACCGGCAACGGCCGCAAAACCGACCCCGTCGATGCGCACTCGGTGGCGTTGGCGGCGTTGCGGTCACCGGATCTGCGCCGCGTGCAAGCGGATTCGGAGCTGATCGCGTTGGGCATGCTCGCCGATCGCCGCGACGAGCTCGGCCGTGCTCGCACCGACACCGTCAACCGGCTGCACCGGTTGCTGCTGGAACTGCTGCCTGGTGGGGCAAAGAAGTTCCTGACCGCGACCCAAGCCCGCAAACTGGTTGCGACCGTGAAGCCCCGCGATCCGGCGGGCAAGGTCCGGCGCCGCCTGGTCGTGGAGTTGATCGGCGAGTTGGAAACGATCGATCGCAAGATCAAGGCCGCAGACAAAGAACTGCGCCAGCTCGTCGCCGAGCATGGATCCACTCTGGTCGATCTGAACGGGATCGGTCCGGCCGGCGCGGCTCGGCTGCTCGCCGATGTCGGTGACATCCACCGATTCCGGGACCGGAATCGGTTCGCGTCCTGGAACGGCACTGCACCGTTGGACGCTTCCTCTGGTCAGCAGCAACGACATCGGCTCTCCCGCGCCGGGAACCGGAAGATCAACCGGGTCTTGCACATCATGGCCGTCGTTCAACTACGCCGTCCCAGCGCGGGGCGCACCTACTTCGATCGCCGCAGGGCCGGGGGCAAGACGTCGATGGAATCGATGCGGGCATTGAAACGACGCCTGTCGAATGTCGTCTACGCACGCATGCTCGCCGACCAGCAACGTCGGGAAACGGCAAGCCCGGGAGGGCAATCGGGGGCGACTACTGACTCCAGCGCGACCGGCTTGACCCCGCACACCGGCCCTTCGGACAAGCCACAACCCGGACTCACCACCAACCAGAATAGCCCCGAGCTCCAATCCGCGCCTTGA